The following coding sequences are from one Pelmatolapia mariae isolate MD_Pm_ZW linkage group LG4, Pm_UMD_F_2, whole genome shotgun sequence window:
- the LOC134626806 gene encoding transmembrane protease serine 9-like — translation MAFYKVMCLAAGLMLLTQESESQLDVCGQAALNTRIVGGQVAPVGSWPWQVSLQTSGSHFCGGSLINSQWVLTAAHCFNTTDPSGVTVTLGRQTLQGSNPNAVSQSVTQIIPHPNYNSTSFNNDICLLQLSSSVNFTSYISPVCLAASNSTFYSGVNSWVTGWGSTKENVCLPSPNLMEVEVPVVGNRQCNCNYRVGTITDNMICAGLSAGGKDSCQGDSGGPMVIKQSGRWIQVGIVSCGNGCALPNLPGVYTRVSQFETWINSQISSNQPGFMTFTSTGTNSDLSVTCPGLPPVPTTTTPTTTTTTLPPTTSQPVVCGQALRNSRILGGTSVATAGSWPWMASLQKNGSHVCGGTLVALDSVLSSANCFSSSPVASEWTVVLGRLKLNGSNPFEVTLNVTNITLSNTTGTNIAILRLSAQPTLTDYIQPICLDNGRTFAEGLACWAAGWSPGRGGAEEVMQQFNTSVVNCGNSSSSGSICTDVFALQQGESGGPLMCKQGGSWFQAVVLTAPSPSARRRRNSVMTFTRVSSFDAFLNATLGTRLSPASNITSSINTTNTSSPSTTSTTSSVNTSSVNTTSTTSSPNTTNTSSVNNTSTTNTTISTKTTINTSRTTSSTVSQSSRAAQSLMLVFVHLLAFCLLRFL, via the exons TTTGTGGTCAGGCGGCTCTGAACACCAGGATTGTAGGAGGACAGGTGGCCCCTGTTGGCAGCTGGCCCTGGCAGGTCAGTCTGCAAACATCTGGGTCCCACTTCTGTGGAGGATCCCTCATTAACAGTCAGTGGGTGCTGACTGCTGCTCACTGCTTTAATAC CACCGACCCAAGCGGAGTGACTGTGACTCTGGGCCGTCAGACTCTACAGGGATCTAATCCCAATGCAGTATCTCAAAGTGTAACACAGATCATTCCACATCCAAACTACAACTCTACATCATTTAACAACGACATCTGCCTCCTGCAGCTCTCCTCATCTGTGAATTTCACCAGCTACATTTCTCCCGTCTGCCTGGCAGCTTCAAACAGCACCTTCTACAGCGGTGTTAACAGCTGGGTCACTGGCTGGGGCAGTACTAAAGAAAATG TGTGCCTTCCTTCACCCAACCTGATGGAGGTGGAGGTTCCCGTGGTGGGAAACAGGCAGTGTAACTGTAACTATAGAGTGGGAACAATCACTGACAACATGATCTGTGCCGGGTTAAGTGCAGGAGGAAAGGACTCCTGTCAG GGGGATTCAGGAGGTCCAATGGTGATCAAGCAGAGCGGTCGCTGGATTCAGGTGGGAATCGTCAGTTGTGGGAACGGTTGCGCCTTGCCGAATCTTCCAGGAGTCTACACCAGAGTATCCCAGTTCGAGACCTGGATCAACAGCCAGATCTCCTCCAACCAGCCGGGCTTCATGACGTTCACGTCCACTGGGACCAACAGTGATCTCAGTGTTACCTGCCCAGGACTGCCACCAGTgccaaccaccaccacccctaCTACTACTACAACCACATTGCCTCCAACCACTTCCCAAC CGGTAGTCTGTGGACAAGCTCTGAGGAATTCTCGCATCTTGGGAGGAACCTCAGTGGCGACAGCTGGCTCATGGCCGTGGATGGCGAGCCTACAGAAGAATGGAAGTCACGTGTGCGGTGGGACTCTGGTGGCCTTGGACTCAGTACTGAGCAGCGCCAACTGTTTCTCAAG CTCCCCTGTAGCGTCCGAGTGGACTGTCGTGTTGGGGCGTCTGAAGCTAAATGGATCCAACCCCTTTGAGGTGACGCTGAATGTGACAAATATCACTCTGAGCAACACGACCGGGACCAACATAGCCATCCTCCGTCTATCTGCCCAGCCCACCCTGACCGACTACATCCAGCCCATCTGCTTGGACAACGGGCGAACCTTCGCTGAGGGCTTGGCGTGCTGGGCGGCCGGTTGGAGTcctggaagaggaggag CTGAGGAAGTTATGCAGCAGTTTAACACCTCGGTGGTAAACTGTGGGAACTCATCATCGAGTGGGAGCATCTGTACAGACGTGTTTGCACTGCAGCAG GGTGAATCTGGCGGCCCGCTGATGTGTAAGCAGGGCGGCTCTTGGTTCCAGGCGGTCGTGTTAACAGCTCCAAGCCCCTCTGCCAGGAGGAGACGAAACTCAGTCATGACCTTCACCAGAGTGAGCTCCTTTGACGCATTTCTGAATGCGACACTGGGGACGCGCTTGTCTCCGGCCTCCAACATCACCAGCAGCATCAACACCACCAACACCAGCAGCCCCAgcaccaccagcaccaccagCAGCGTCAACACCAGCAGCGTCAacaccaccagcaccaccagCAGCCCCAACACCACCAACACCAGCAGCGTCAACAACACCAgcaccaccaacaccaccatcAGCACCAAAACCACCATCAACACTTCCAGAACTACGTCAAGTACCGTATCACAAAGCAGCCGAGCAGCTCAATCCTTGATGCTTGTCTTTGTCCATCTCCTCGCCTTTTGTCTCCTGCGCTTCCTGTAG